From the genome of Acipenser ruthenus chromosome 14, fAciRut3.2 maternal haplotype, whole genome shotgun sequence, one region includes:
- the LOC117420136 gene encoding large ribosomal subunit protein mL42-like, producing MAARQIFGLNSITSLLKFAKQNTAQGRNLNCIHPKSTFSALPGDNCKVELALTSDGRTIVCYHPPAEFPYEHSKPIPRPDPLENHEETHDQVLKARLNEEMLQNKQAPTIEELSKMFYTTKHRWYPVGQYHRRRKKTDPPKDR from the exons ATGGCGGCACGACAAATATTCGGGTTAAACAGTATAACCAGTTTACTCAAGTTTGCGAAGCAAAATACAGCTCAAG GTAGAAACTTGAACTGCATTCATCCAAAGTCCACATTCAGTGCCCTTCCAGGTGATAACTG CAAAGTGGAACTTGCCTTGACCTCAGATGGCAGAACAATAGTGTGTTATCACCCTCCAGCAGAATTCCCATATGAACATTCAAAG CCTATCCCACGACCAGACCCTTTAGAAAATCATGAGGAAACACACGATCAGGTGCTGAAAGCTCGGTTGAATGAAGAAATGTTGCAGAACAAACAGGCACCCACTATTGAAGAGCTCAGTAAAATGTTCTATACGACAAAACATCGCTGGTATCCAGTTGGACA gTATCACAGAAGACGTAAAAAGACTGATCCTCCCAAAGACAGATAA